The Anabaena sp. PCC 7108 region ATAGTATCAGTAATTTCTGGAGTCGCCGGACCCGCATAGTCGGGTATATATTTAATCCCACAATAAGGTGCAGGATTATGACTAGCAGTAAACATCAATGCCCCTGCGGAATTCAAGTGACGGGCGTTGTAGGCAATTACAGGAGTCGGACAATCCCGATTAGTAATTTTCACATTCCACCCTAAATCTGCCAAAACCGCAGCAGATGTCCGGGCGAATTCGTCAGCTAAAAACCGCGTATCGTAGGCAATAAGTACTGGTCGGTCTTTGCTGTAAGCAGTTTCCAAGTAAATAGCTATTGCTCTAGTTACTTTTCGCACATTGGGAAAAGTAAAATCATCAGCAATAATCCCACGCCAACCATCAGTACCAAACTTTATCTTGCTGGAATTGCTACTGTTGCTCATTTTGCTACTCTCTCCCTTGCATGATTATTACTATTAGGAAGCATCCCGCAAAGCTTGTGTAGCCGCAAGTATCCCCACCGTATTTTCTCTCACTCTCCCTGAGCAATGTCAACCCCCGATAGACCTTTTGCCAGTTATCACCTTTGGTCTTTATTTGCCCCAGCGATAGGGCAAGAACGTTGGCACTGCCAAATGAGGCGCGGATTTATTAAAGCGCGACAGCATGAACCGCAAGTCAAAGCTTTATTAATGCAAGCTACACCACCTCAGCGAATTGGTATTCTTGCCCAAAAAGGCGTTTATGAGTTTCATCATCATCGACATTTGTTAACTCAGTCTGATGGTGTTGAGAAAGTTGCCCAATTACTGAAGCTACGGGACTCTAGTGAGCAAGTCAAGCAGCGAGTACTCCAAATTTTGCAAAAATACCAAAAATCTCCCTTGCTGGTTGGTAAACACATTCTCCAATTAACTCCTGGAGATGAAGGATTTCCCAAACCAATAGTCATTGAACAACAAGATTATTGTTTTCGATTATATGCGGCTATGGACTGTGTATTTATCGAATCTGATAGCACCCTACATATTTTAGATTTTAAAACTGGTAAATCGGCTTTTGACCGTAGACAAGCACTAGTTTATTTACTCGCAGCACGTTATCTTTATCCAGGAAAAACAGCTGTAGCCTCTTTTTATAATTTGGAAGTTGGTAAAAAATCTGAATTAATAACTATTAATCATCATGAATTAGCATCCCTAGAATTTGAGTTGGCGAATATCGCCAATAGACACCAAATTGATTTACAAAAATATCAAGCAAGCAGCAGTAATTTTAGTAAAATATTTCCACCCAATCCCGGTAATCATTGCCGCTTTTGCCCCTTTAATTCAATTTGTGAGTTCTCTGATTTTCAAGGTGCAAAATTACAGGCCATGCCAATTACTAGAAATCGCTGTCAATTACCTAAACTGCACTGAATTAATCAGCTAAAACATTTATGCTCATGCTTACCGTCTAGGTATTTAATCATTGAATTTCATAGTAGTTGTCAGGTTGAATTAGAACTATAGAGTAATAATAAAACTCAGAAACAGAAAGACTTTACAACCTTGTTCCCTTCTATAATTAACAGAATTGTTTAAACAAGGATAAATCAATATTACCAAAATGAATACTTATCGCAATATTCAATTGTTCTAAAGTGCCAACAAACCAACTAATACCATCGGTAGTAGCAGCTTCATAGTGGTTAAACAAGATTGCAAATCTTTTTTCTAAAAATGGTTTGACTTTACGACAAATCAGTACGACTTTCAGTAATAAACCAATGGTTGGTAACGTCCCTTGATTACTGATCAAATCTAAGAAGATTGAGTGTTGTGGATAGGCTTGACTGTTGACCACTAAAAAGTTGAGTAAGTGACTGCAAGTTCTCACAACTAAAAAATCATTAAGATTTTGATGATCAGCTTGCGGTAACGTGCTTTGTAAATGAGAGTATAACCGCTGATTAAATTGACGCTTACCATATTGTCCATCAACAGATGAGATTAGATATTCATATAAGTCATCTTTGAAACTATGGAATTTGGCGGTTTGACTGCTATGAGTGAGAAATTTTTGCGCTTTTTCTTGATAAGTGCAGTCACCTTCAGCATTACCAATAAATTGCTTTAAGGTGCTAAAGAGATCACGGTCGCTCAACAATGTAGGATTATTGACTGGGCGTAAAATCTGATGTGCTTCAGATGGCGAAACTCTTGTTGAGATATTAACCTGACGTACTTTATACGTTACGTATTGCGACAAGTCAATTTCAAATTTTTTTTGTACCTGCTTCTGGAAGTGTATAATTGTTTCTTTTTGTTCTAAAGTAGCGTTTTCGCTAATTAAGCAATGTTCATACAAGTAAGGATAGCGACGAATCAAACTCATTAAGGGCTGACTATCTTTAGTACTATCCCATCTGGGGGTTTGATTAACTATTTGAGTGAAGCGACGTAAGATTACATACTGGTCACTTTCAGAAAAAATCTGCACTAGTTCACGCAAGCGCCTAATTTCACGCAAGCGAAAACTACCTACTCCTAATCTATTAGGAGGAGACTCAAACAATTCGATTAACTCCGCAATAGCATGATGCAACTGTGGTTGCATATACCAGCGGTTAATTAAAATGTGGCAACAACGGTTGAGGAAAAATTTAAAATCCTCCATTGCGGTTTTAGAGCCTGTAATTTTATCTAAAATTGATATAATTTCCGGCTCAGGATAATTCGCACGTTCAATGAACAGACAGCGAAAACGTTCAATCATTTGGCTAGGAGATTCCATTTGCACCAAATGAAGTAAATGTTGATATACTAGCTGCTCTTCTTGATAACAGTCATGATAATTGTGAAGGTACTCCAGTCTACCACCTGGCATTTTGGCTGAAGGTGTTTGCTCCACAGTTTTCTCAGATTCAGAACTAATCCAATTGTTCACCTGCTTTTACCG contains the following coding sequences:
- a CDS encoding PD-(D/E)XK nuclease family protein, coding for MSTPDRPFASYHLWSLFAPAIGQERWHCQMRRGFIKARQHEPQVKALLMQATPPQRIGILAQKGVYEFHHHRHLLTQSDGVEKVAQLLKLRDSSEQVKQRVLQILQKYQKSPLLVGKHILQLTPGDEGFPKPIVIEQQDYCFRLYAAMDCVFIESDSTLHILDFKTGKSAFDRRQALVYLLAARYLYPGKTAVASFYNLEVGKKSELITINHHELASLEFELANIANRHQIDLQKYQASSSNFSKIFPPNPGNHCRFCPFNSICEFSDFQGAKLQAMPITRNRCQLPKLH